Genomic window (Fundulus heteroclitus isolate FHET01 unplaced genomic scaffold, MU-UCD_Fhet_4.1 scaffold_120, whole genome shotgun sequence):
AGATCCAAACTCttcaaacccaacagaacctcCCTGGAAGGTTCTGCTGTTCAGATAATCTTCATTTTCTCTCTGAGGATTTGTTTAAAGACAGAAAACGGTGGAAAGCTCGACTTCCAGCTGCAGGAGAAACCAGAGCGTCTTCAGATCCATCAGACCCACAGGTCATCTGGTGGTTCTGATCCGGCTCAGACCCACAGGTCATCTGGCGGTTCTGATCCGGCTCAGACCCACAGGTCATCgtgtggttctgatccggttcAGACCCACAGGTCATCTTGTGGGGGTGCTGTGGGAGTCCGGGGCGTTTCTACAGGTTATATTTGTACGATGACTGTAAAACGAAGGTCTTTCTGTGAACTCCTGACTGAGATCTTTCATCTCTGGAGGATTTTCTCCTCATttccattaaaacagaaaaacatcagaAGAGAAACCTGCAGAAAGATCTGAGGTCCGTTTGCAGAGGAACCGacactcactgcaaaaaggaactaaaagtcagtaaaatgtttttgaaatgagtttatttgtccttgatttcagcagctaaataggattatctgcatattgaatgagtattttgacctttaaaataagataattagataaactgcacctgaaataagacgatgaagatgagttgttcctctTTTAGgaacaaaaatcttattccactggcagatcatttaaacttgctgctcaaatcaaggacaaattccCTCATTTCCAGAAAACTTTCCTTTTAGTTGCCTTTCTGCAGTGCAGTCAGCAGATTTTACTGATCTCTACCTCTTGCTCTCAGCCTGTTCTTCCTCCAAGCTCTGCAGGACCTTGTGGGCCAGCAGCTCCTCTGCTGAGGGGCTGTGAGTGATGTCCAGACGGGGCCTCGGGGCCCCGGGGGCCTCCACCGAGCTCTGGAACAACCTCTGTCTGGGAGACGGAGCAGGAGGCGGCGCGCAGGGAGCCTGAGTCGCTCTGAGGGGAAACGGAGGAAAATAAAGAGTCTGGGTTCTTTAATCAAGTCAATATTTACACTTTAAATGCAGAAGAAGAGAATAATTAAAGTCTGGAGGAAAGTCATTTCTCTGTTTCATCATCAGCAGGGGGTCCAGACTTTATGAAGCACTCGAGAACccagaaaatttattttattgttcctACCTGATCAACtacaaaataaacttgtaatattttcataaaaaaattaaagcagtcAGATTTCTGCAGGAAAGAGATGCAGAAATCATCCAAACCTGAAACAGGTTTCTGATTATTCTTTTGGGCTCAATAGAAactgacataaataaatatatttatcaaTTCTCAGCAGTGAGAACCAGATTTGGGTCACGCTTTCTgtaaaaatgcatatttaacaaactttaataaattaattaaaatctgAGTAAATTAAGGAGAAAGCAGAACTTCTGGGTATTAGAGGATAAATATTTTGTGTTGCACCAACATTTACTGTTTTAAGAAGGTTTTAATTTGTCGGTGATCATTTTGccttaattaaaactaaaaagtcCCCGGGGCCGCACTCTGGACCCCTGATCCTCAGCAGCAGATATTCTTTTATCTCCAAGCAGCAGCTTTGTgaaggttgtggagaaccagcagctctgGAGGCTTTGTTCCAGAAAGCGTGTTGCTGTGGAGCAGCAGAAGTCAGGACTGACGGACGGATCCTAACGCTCCTCTCTGCTTTATCTCCTCTTCTAAAGTCAACAAGGTGGAAAACTAGCGTCTGTGAGGCTGTTTGGAGCAAAGAATGAGTCCTTCAGCCTCGCTTTGATCTCTTTTACAAACCCTGAAGCTGCTGGAAACATCTCTGGTATCAAAGAGGTGGATCTGAGCAGCTTCCTCACCCGTccctctcctgctgctgctgcttctctctgTGGGTTTTTTCCATGGCCTGCGTCCACTCTTCAGGAGGTCTGAAACCCTCCAGAGAAGCTGTGGGGAAGTAAACCAGGATCTCGCCGTCCTCGGTCACTGCGtctttaaaaaggaggaaaacagagTTTATTTTAGGACACGTGAAGACCTGAAGGGACATTCACAAAATACATCCTGATTAAAGCTCCTGATTTCTTTCTGTTCAGCTCAGCAGCTGGAAGGAGAGATGCAGAGAGGAAAAACCGAGGCATGGATGGTCAGATGCACGGCTGGCTGGACGTATGTGGGTAAACGGGGTCAAAGGTCAAAGATAAGAAGCATAAAAACATATTCCTATAAAAATGGTCAACTCTGAAAGACCTTCAGGAGGTCTGAGGAGAGACTGATCCTCTTTAACAGACCTCAGGAAGGTTTGGCTGTCTAGAAGAAAAGCTTCAGGAGGTGAGAGGAGGTTCTGGACCGCATGTTTGGGTTTTTACCTCCACAGGCAGGAGGTCCGGGCGGCTGCCAGTCTTTCAGTTTGTGGTCCATGAAGATCAGCACAACATCCTCCCAAGGAATCTGAACCCCCGGCTCTTCCAGGTCAGTGTTTCCATCAGCTGGGCTGGATCGGGGGGGTCGGGGGTGTTGAGCCTGAAGTCGGACCCTTTCCAGAAGGTTCTCCAGCCGGG
Coding sequences:
- the LOC118558280 gene encoding germinal-center associated nuclear protein-like, which gives rise to MDHKLKDWQPPGPPACGDAVTEDGEILVYFPTASLEGFRPPEEWTQAMEKTHREKQQQQERDGATQAPCAPPPAPSPRQRLFQSSVEAPGAPRPRLDITHSPSAEELLAHKVLQSLEEEQAESKRSLEQLRRWLDGDPLDHLSTPLFMPSSTVLSSPTTMKVAPSGRTEDAAAATQRPELDQRVDGPSWSKAPPVPLARRLQDLERQILASREEELACRLKLSGLLSIVDD